One window of the Ammospiza nelsoni isolate bAmmNel1 chromosome 2, bAmmNel1.pri, whole genome shotgun sequence genome contains the following:
- the DIPK2B gene encoding divergent protein kinase domain 2B, with the protein MGLWICCLCSRAADPLMLLLVLALGCNPSTAAAAAASPSVPHVKPSYSFGRTFLGLDKCNACIGTSICKKFFKEEIRFDTWLSSHLKLPPSSLLSYSGNYTDDAKSWRLVDITRLTSKYQHDRADKRICTSLLGTRSCSLERALRRTQRFQKWLRAKRLTPDLVQGLSSPLLRCPSQRLLDRIVRRYAEVPDAGSIYMDHLTDRDKLRLLYTLAVNSHPILLQIFPDVEGWPFPRYLGSCGRLLVSASTRPLRDFFGTAPEVAADLALQLLAVLRSMANNDLNYFFYFTHVDAGTFGVFSNGHLFIRDASTLGVIDKEEGSQLIDGQQEYRDIFSCLTADCQSALVSCDSIRDQHSLVMVCQDLLPKLLSGKFQPPVQDSIDAFLQRCARGLGDDDGGAREAMAELAGILKPLRSCDSRFAYRYPDCRYSDKY; encoded by the exons ATGGGGCTCTGGATATGCTGCCtttgctccagagctgcagatcCATTGATGCTGCTCCTGGTTTTGGCTCTGGGCTGTAAcccctccacagcagcagcagcagcagcttctccgTCTGTGCCCCACGTCAAACCCAGCTACAGCTTTGGCCGGACTTTCCTGGGACTTGATAAATGCAACGCCTGCATTGGGACATCCATATGCAAGAAGTTCTTTAAAGAAGAGATAAG GTTTGACACCTGGCTTTCTTCTCATTTAAAGctgccccccagctccctgctcagctaCTCCGGCAACTACACGGACGATGCCAAGAGCTGGCGGCTGGTGGACATCACCCGCCTGACCTCCAAGTACCAGCACGACCGGGCAGACAAGCGCATCTGCACCTCCCTGCTCgggaccaggagctgcagcctggagcgcgccctgcgCCGCACACAGCGCTTCCAGAAGTGGCTGAGGGCCAAGCGCCTCACGCCTGACCTGGTGCAG ggCCTGTCCAGCCCCTTGCTGCGCTGCCCGTCCCAGCGGCTCCTGGACAGGATCGTGCGGCGCTACGCCGAGGTGCCCGACGCTGGCAGCATCTACATGGATCACCTCACAGACAGGGACAAGCTGCGCCTGCTCTACACCCTGGCAGTCAACTCACACCCCATCCTCTTACAG ATCTTCCCTGACGTGGAGGGCTGGCCCTTCCCGCGGTACCTGGGCTCCTGCGGGCGCCTGCTGGTCAGCGCCAGCACCCGGCCCCTGCGCGACTTCTTCGGCACGGCGCCCGAGGTGGCCGCCGACCTGgcgctgcagctcctggccgTGCTGCGCTCCATGGCCAACAACGACCTCAACTACTTCTTCTACTTCACCCACGTGGACGCTGGCACCTTCGGCGTTTTCAGCAACGGGCATCTGTTCATCCGCGATGCCAGCACGCTGGGCGTCATCGACAAGGAGGAAG GGAGCCAGCTGATCGATGGCCAACAGGAGTACAGAGACATCTTCAGCTGCCTGACCGCGGACTGCCAGTCTGCCTTAGTGTCCTGTGACTCCATCAGGGACCAGCACAGCCTCGTCATGGTGTGCCAGGACCTCCTTCCCAAGCTGCTGTCGGGGAAGTTCCAGCCCCCCGTGCAGGACAGCATCGACGCCTTCCTGCAGCGCTGCGCCCGCGGCCTCGGCGACGACGACGGCGGTGCCAGAGAGGCCATGGCGGAGCTGGCAGGGATCCTGAAACCTCTGCGCTCCTGCGACTCCCGCTTCGCCTACCGCTACCCCGACTGCAGATACAGTGACAAATActga